A window of Amycolatopsis australiensis contains these coding sequences:
- a CDS encoding GTPase, which produces MTQDVRDLLHAAAGLYRDDPRASAVLHDCLNRLEQPLRVAFTGPPASGKTTLAAALGEWPTRALRDVVLLDDPGPAGEVPDATVRLVRHLEPDELAAAHPPAGSAFARQSAVNSVLVLSRADEVGAGRIDALLTAKQLARRAWREDPLCTGFLGVIAVAGQLAYGGRSLRDDEFDLLAAFAAVPREELERHVLSVDSFTDPAFPGPIPVETRRSLVVRFGLFGVRLALTLIRTGCDDRVKLSAELVRRSGLGELRDTLAGCFVARAEALKARTAIIRLEALLAAHPRPGGDRLVSRVERFAAAAHDFRELRLIADIRGGRTALSGEPAEEAIRLLGAQGTAPADRLGLEPDADPGEIYDAGLDALRRWRHEAERPDRPYAERAAAHVVVRSAEGLLALFV; this is translated from the coding sequence GTGACGCAGGACGTCCGCGACCTGCTGCACGCCGCGGCCGGGCTCTACCGCGACGACCCGCGTGCCTCGGCGGTGCTGCACGACTGCCTGAACCGGCTGGAGCAGCCGTTGCGCGTCGCGTTCACCGGACCGCCGGCTTCGGGGAAGACGACGCTCGCGGCCGCGCTCGGCGAATGGCCGACGCGGGCGCTGCGCGACGTCGTGCTGCTGGACGACCCGGGCCCGGCGGGCGAAGTGCCGGACGCGACCGTGCGGCTCGTGCGGCACCTCGAACCGGACGAGCTGGCGGCGGCGCACCCGCCGGCCGGCTCGGCGTTCGCGCGCCAGAGCGCGGTCAACTCGGTACTGGTGCTGTCGCGGGCCGACGAGGTCGGCGCGGGCCGGATCGACGCGTTGCTGACGGCGAAGCAGCTGGCACGGCGGGCGTGGCGCGAAGACCCGCTGTGCACGGGGTTTCTGGGCGTGATCGCGGTCGCGGGCCAGCTGGCGTACGGCGGGCGGTCCCTGCGTGACGACGAGTTCGACCTCCTGGCCGCCTTCGCCGCGGTACCGCGCGAAGAGCTGGAACGGCACGTGCTTTCGGTCGACTCCTTCACCGACCCGGCTTTTCCGGGCCCGATCCCGGTGGAGACGCGGCGGTCGCTGGTGGTGCGCTTCGGGCTGTTCGGCGTCCGGCTGGCACTGACGCTGATCCGCACCGGCTGCGACGACCGCGTCAAGCTGTCGGCGGAGCTGGTCCGCCGCAGCGGTCTCGGCGAGCTGCGGGACACGCTGGCCGGCTGTTTCGTGGCACGGGCGGAGGCATTGAAGGCGCGCACGGCGATCATCCGGCTGGAGGCGCTGCTGGCCGCGCACCCCCGCCCGGGCGGCGACCGCCTGGTGTCCCGGGTGGAGCGTTTCGCGGCGGCGGCGCACGACTTCCGCGAGCTGCGCCTGATCGCGGACATCCGCGGCGGCCGGACGGCGCTGTCGGGCGAGCCGGCGGAGGAGGCGATCCGCCTGCTGGGCGCCCAGGGCACGGCCCCGGCCGACCGGCTGGGCCTGGAGCCGGACGCGGACCCGGGCGAGATCTACGACGCGGGCTTGGACGCGTTGCGGCGGTGGCGGCACGAGGCGGAGCGTCCGGACCGCCCGTACGCCGAGCGCGCGGCGGCGCACGTGGTGGTGCGGTCGGCGGAGGGCCTGCTCGCGTTGTTCGTTTAG
- a CDS encoding acyl-CoA synthetase, which produces MPEDVRPRVRLFGELLAHWARERPEATALLFGDRSWTWAEFGERVRRLSGALAAAGVTRGDRVAFVDKNHPACLETTFAAAGIGAANAVVNWRLSGDELAYVLQDAGAKVVFVGAELVPALDAVRDRLPALDRVVVVGGEHDEYEPFLAGGEPYTADGLDEDDGVLIMYTSGTTGFPKGAVLTHRSVLAHGLAAGTAFPIGPGDVNLVAMPLFHVGGSCYAVSGFLYGEPSYLTREPDAASLFAALQAGITHAFLVPAVVAGIAQAGEAALKAFSRLKYLCYGASPMPLPLLRTVLAAWPDVKFAQVYGMTELSGAVTALDPEAHRDATRPERLASAGTALSGVDIRIVDPVTREDAEVGEVWVRTEQRMAGYLGKPEATAETIVDGWVRTGDVGRLDDGGFLFLEDRVKDMIITGGENVYSPEVERVVAEFPGVAEVAVIGVPDERWGEQVKAVVAPAPGERLDPDKLVEFCRERLAHYKCPRSIDVVEALPRNATGKILKRSLREPYWRDRDRNV; this is translated from the coding sequence ATGCCCGAAGACGTCCGCCCCCGGGTCCGGTTGTTCGGTGAGCTGCTGGCGCACTGGGCGCGGGAACGTCCCGAAGCGACCGCGCTCCTCTTCGGTGACCGGTCCTGGACCTGGGCGGAGTTCGGCGAACGGGTCCGGCGGCTCTCGGGCGCCCTCGCGGCGGCCGGTGTCACCCGCGGTGACCGCGTCGCGTTCGTCGACAAGAACCACCCCGCGTGCCTCGAAACGACCTTCGCCGCCGCCGGGATCGGGGCCGCCAACGCCGTCGTCAACTGGCGGCTCTCCGGCGACGAGCTGGCGTACGTCCTCCAGGACGCGGGCGCGAAAGTGGTCTTCGTCGGCGCCGAGCTGGTGCCCGCACTCGACGCCGTGCGCGATCGGCTGCCCGCGCTCGACCGCGTCGTCGTGGTCGGCGGTGAGCACGACGAGTACGAGCCGTTCCTGGCCGGCGGCGAGCCGTACACCGCGGACGGCCTCGACGAAGACGACGGCGTCCTGATCATGTACACCAGCGGCACGACCGGCTTCCCGAAGGGCGCCGTGCTGACCCACCGCAGCGTCCTGGCCCACGGCCTCGCCGCGGGCACGGCGTTCCCGATCGGGCCCGGCGACGTCAACCTCGTCGCGATGCCGCTGTTCCATGTCGGCGGCAGCTGCTACGCGGTTTCCGGCTTCCTCTACGGCGAACCGTCCTACCTGACCCGCGAGCCGGACGCGGCTTCGCTGTTCGCCGCGCTGCAGGCCGGGATCACGCACGCCTTCCTGGTGCCCGCCGTGGTCGCCGGGATCGCGCAAGCCGGCGAGGCGGCGCTCAAGGCGTTCTCCCGGCTGAAGTACCTGTGCTACGGCGCTTCGCCGATGCCGCTTCCGTTGCTGCGCACGGTGCTCGCCGCCTGGCCGGACGTCAAGTTCGCCCAGGTCTACGGTATGACCGAGCTGTCCGGCGCGGTCACCGCGCTCGACCCGGAGGCACACCGGGACGCGACGCGCCCGGAACGGCTGGCGTCGGCGGGCACCGCACTGTCCGGTGTGGACATCCGGATCGTCGACCCCGTCACGCGGGAGGACGCCGAGGTCGGCGAGGTCTGGGTGCGCACCGAGCAGCGGATGGCGGGCTACCTCGGCAAGCCGGAGGCGACCGCGGAGACCATCGTGGACGGCTGGGTGCGCACCGGCGACGTCGGGCGGCTCGACGACGGCGGGTTCCTCTTCCTCGAAGACCGCGTCAAGGACATGATCATCACCGGCGGCGAGAACGTCTACTCGCCGGAGGTCGAGCGCGTGGTCGCCGAGTTCCCCGGCGTGGCCGAGGTGGCGGTGATCGGTGTGCCGGACGAGCGGTGGGGCGAGCAGGTCAAGGCCGTCGTCGCGCCCGCGCCCGGCGAGCGGCTCGACCCGGACAAGCTCGTGGAGTTCTGCCGCGAGCGCCTCGCCCACTACAAGTGCCCGCGCAGCATCGACGTCGTGGAAGCGTTGCCGCGCAACGCGACCGGCAAGATCCTGAAGCGCTCGCTGCGGGAACCCTACTGGCGGGACCGGGACCGGAACGTCTGA
- a CDS encoding TetR/AcrR family transcriptional regulator, translated as MPSVTRQAYFEAALELLAEHGFTGLNVGRLCRALGVTSGSFYHHFGGWPGFVEQLLDHWENRQVLILRERNFGTGGPSADFAALMDLTLGLPHEAEAAIRAWAANDETVRAAQKRVDSARLRTVGKAVKGIVGDADLARTLTSLGMAMLVGHQQLAAAGEHSELATLLAEYTRLVHSRGS; from the coding sequence ATGCCGTCGGTGACGCGGCAGGCGTACTTCGAAGCCGCGCTGGAGCTGCTGGCGGAGCACGGGTTCACCGGGCTGAACGTCGGACGGCTGTGCCGCGCCCTGGGCGTCACGAGCGGCTCGTTCTACCACCACTTCGGCGGCTGGCCCGGGTTCGTGGAGCAGCTGCTGGACCACTGGGAGAACCGGCAGGTGCTGATCCTGCGCGAGCGGAACTTCGGCACCGGCGGGCCGTCGGCGGACTTCGCCGCGCTGATGGACCTGACGCTCGGGCTGCCCCACGAGGCCGAGGCGGCGATCCGGGCGTGGGCGGCCAACGACGAAACCGTGCGGGCGGCGCAGAAGCGCGTCGACTCCGCGCGGCTGCGAACGGTCGGCAAGGCGGTGAAGGGCATCGTCGGCGACGCCGACCTGGCGCGGACGCTGACGTCGCTGGGCATGGCGATGCTGGTCGGGCACCAGCAGCTGGCCGCGGCGGGCGAGCACAGCGAACTGGCGACCCTGCTGGCGGAGTACACACGGCTGGTGCACTCCCGCGGGTCGTGA
- a CDS encoding TIGR03618 family F420-dependent PPOX class oxidoreductase gives MNLDERGADFRAFWTERRLATLTTVRPDGTPHVVAVGVTVDFASGIARVITFGTSVKARLVRAAGAGGVPAAVCQLEGPKWSTLEGRAVLRDDPESVRDAENRYAARYRQPKPNPQRVVLEIAVTRVLGNA, from the coding sequence ATGAACCTCGACGAGCGCGGCGCCGACTTCCGCGCGTTCTGGACCGAGCGCCGGCTGGCCACCCTCACCACCGTCCGGCCGGACGGCACCCCGCACGTCGTCGCGGTCGGCGTGACCGTCGACTTCGCGAGCGGGATCGCACGCGTGATCACGTTCGGCACGTCCGTGAAGGCCAGGCTGGTCCGGGCCGCCGGCGCCGGCGGTGTCCCGGCCGCGGTCTGCCAGCTGGAGGGCCCGAAGTGGTCCACTCTGGAGGGACGCGCGGTGCTGCGCGACGACCCGGAGTCGGTGCGGGACGCGGAAAACCGCTACGCCGCCCGGTACCGGCAGCCGAAGCCGAACCCGCAGCGGGTGGTGCTGGAGATCGCGGTGACGCGAGTCCTCGGCAACGCCTGA